Proteins from one Streptomyces caniferus genomic window:
- a CDS encoding protein-tyrosine phosphatase family protein, translating into MTENWSASESGVMPFPSGALVRGRGLRHPLPPGPTPTFALYLLDKQPPSTEWDARWLRWPDFRLPKDRREARLMFEEALTRAADERVEVACAGGRGRTGTALACMAVLDGVPADRAVAFVRRHYHPRAVETPWQRRYVRRFADGA; encoded by the coding sequence ATGACAGAGAACTGGAGCGCGTCGGAGTCAGGAGTGATGCCCTTCCCCTCGGGCGCCTTGGTGCGCGGCCGAGGCCTGCGCCACCCGCTTCCCCCAGGGCCGACGCCCACCTTCGCGCTCTATCTGCTCGACAAGCAGCCTCCGTCGACCGAGTGGGACGCGCGATGGCTGCGCTGGCCCGACTTCCGTCTCCCCAAGGACCGTCGCGAGGCTCGCCTCATGTTCGAGGAGGCGCTGACCCGGGCGGCGGACGAACGCGTCGAGGTGGCGTGCGCCGGCGGGCGCGGGCGGACCGGAACAGCGCTGGCATGTATGGCTGTTCTCGACGGGGTGCCGGCGGATCGAGCCGTGGCCTTCGTCCGCCGGCACTATCACCCTCGCGCCGTGGAAACCCCCTGGCAGCGACGTTACGTGCGGCGCTTCGCCGACGGCGCGTAG
- a CDS encoding globin domain-containing protein has protein sequence MLSPKSAETVRATLPAVSGAIGEITTLFYEKLFTSHPELLRHLFNRGNQANGSQQQALAGAVAAFARHLLEHPDSRPDAMLTRIAHKHASLGVRPDQYPVVREHLFAAIAEVLGDAVTDEVAAAWDEVYWLMAHALIAVEKRLLAEAGGPEGEVWRPYRVAARIEETEDVATFLLRPADGAPLPPSRPGQYVSVQVQLPDGARQIRQYSLSGQPDGGLQISVKRVSADGRPGAPSDDPAGEVSGYLHAHIHGGETLRVSPPFGEVVLCDDGEGPLLFASAGIGCTPMVAMLSHLAATGSRRRVIAAHADRSPATHPFRTDLHRLTGKLADATAELWYEEGVRPEEGLRHELPDGAGEAEPQAGADAVDSVTVRTGLMDLTQIAVPAGTTAYLCGPVPFMKAVRAQLLASGVPASRIHYEVFGPDLGL, from the coding sequence ATGCTGTCGCCGAAGTCCGCCGAGACCGTACGTGCCACCCTCCCCGCCGTGAGCGGAGCCATCGGTGAGATCACGACGCTCTTCTACGAGAAGCTGTTCACCTCGCACCCCGAGTTGCTGCGCCACCTCTTCAACCGCGGCAACCAGGCCAACGGCAGTCAGCAGCAGGCTCTTGCCGGAGCCGTCGCCGCCTTCGCCCGCCATCTCCTGGAGCACCCGGACAGCCGGCCGGATGCCATGCTCACGCGGATCGCACACAAGCATGCCTCTCTCGGGGTGCGTCCCGACCAGTACCCGGTCGTGCGGGAGCACCTCTTCGCGGCCATCGCCGAGGTGCTCGGCGATGCGGTGACCGACGAGGTGGCAGCGGCCTGGGACGAGGTCTACTGGCTGATGGCCCATGCCCTGATCGCCGTCGAGAAGCGGCTCCTGGCGGAGGCGGGTGGCCCGGAGGGCGAGGTGTGGCGTCCCTACCGCGTAGCGGCCCGCATCGAGGAGACCGAGGACGTCGCGACCTTCCTCCTGCGTCCGGCCGACGGCGCGCCCCTCCCCCCGTCCCGCCCCGGCCAGTATGTCTCCGTACAGGTCCAACTCCCCGACGGGGCACGGCAGATACGGCAGTACAGCTTGTCCGGGCAGCCGGACGGCGGGCTGCAGATCTCCGTGAAGCGGGTGTCGGCCGACGGGCGGCCCGGCGCCCCGTCCGACGACCCCGCGGGCGAGGTCTCCGGCTATCTGCACGCGCATATCCACGGCGGAGAGACCCTGCGCGTGAGTCCGCCGTTCGGTGAGGTGGTGCTCTGTGACGACGGCGAGGGACCCCTGCTCTTCGCCTCGGCGGGTATCGGGTGTACGCCGATGGTCGCCATGCTCTCGCACCTCGCCGCCACCGGCTCCCGACGCCGCGTCATCGCCGCCCACGCCGACCGGTCGCCTGCCACCCATCCGTTCCGTACGGACCTCCACCGGCTCACCGGCAAACTCGCCGACGCGACGGCGGAACTCTGGTACGAAGAGGGAGTTCGACCCGAGGAAGGGCTCCGGCACGAACTGCCTGACGGTGCAGGGGAAGCGGAGCCGCAGGCGGGCGCCGATGCGGTGGATTCGGTCACCGTGCGCACGGGGCTCATGGATCTGACGCAGATCGCCGTTCCGGCCGGTACCACCGCCTACCTCTGCGGGCCGGTGCCCTTCATGAAGGCGGTACGTGCCCAGCTCCTGGCCTCGGGCGTACCCGCCTCGCGCATCCACTACGAGGTGTTCGGTCCGGATCTCGGGCTCTAG
- a CDS encoding RrF2 family transcriptional regulator, with protein MRLTKSTDIALRIAMRLAVLGDTDDAPTTRAVASAVVVPYTHAAKVVSKLQHLGAVEARRGRGGGLTLTAAGRTGSLGQLVRQLEGEDDVVGCEDDPPCPLRGGCRLRGALRAAQEAFYSSLDPLSIADLIESPTGPLLLSLTPRPTD; from the coding sequence GTGCGACTCACCAAGAGCACCGATATCGCCCTCCGTATCGCCATGCGCCTCGCGGTGCTCGGCGACACGGACGACGCCCCCACCACCCGCGCGGTGGCGAGCGCCGTCGTCGTGCCGTACACCCACGCCGCCAAAGTGGTGAGCAAGCTCCAGCACCTCGGCGCCGTCGAGGCGCGGCGCGGGCGGGGCGGCGGGCTGACGCTGACAGCCGCGGGGCGTACGGGTTCGCTCGGGCAGTTGGTGCGCCAACTGGAAGGGGAAGACGACGTCGTGGGCTGCGAGGACGACCCGCCCTGCCCGCTGCGTGGCGGCTGTCGACTGCGCGGTGCACTGAGGGCGGCACAGGAGGCCTTCTACTCCTCGCTCGATCCGCTCTCGATCGCCGACCTGATCGAAAGCCCGACCGGCCCGCTCCTCCTCAGTCTGACACCCCGCCCCACGGACTGA